The sequence CAACTGGTCGCGCGAACGCCTCGTCGAACCTGGTTCATGGGGCTCACACGCACTGGTCATGGCGCGGCCAAGTTCAGTCCATGTCGCTGCCACGTGTTGACCGGCGAGCGAACGTAGTCACAACCATCCGCTCCCAGCAGCGCCACGACAAACCGGCAGACCAGTGCCCGCATTTCGAGCGTGAGGTTCTGATTGGCTCCCGCCCCATGGACGGCGAAGCCCAGGGGCTCTCCCATGAACAGGGCTTCATGCACCGTCTCGTTGCGCAGCGACGCGACTTCAGCGCCGGACGCGGGGTCAGCCCAGGCCGGAGTGGGCATGCCGAACGCATCGCACATCCACTTCACGCGGCCAGCATGACGAACGGGCCGGGTAGGTCTTTTGACGGCCTTGGCGAGTGCGAAACACACATCGATCGCCGTGTACAGCAGGATGAACCGCCCGAATTCAAGATGCCGCGGGTTCTGGCCCAGAAACAGAGCGTGGACGGCGGCCGCGATCAACCTGGCGCGGTCCGGGGACGACCGATGGAGCGTCCAGTAGGTCTCGGCCAGGTCGAGCGCGTCGGCGAGTCCCCGACCGAGCATCACGAAGTCGACGAGCTTGCCCGGCTTGATGGGCGTCGCGTCGACGAAACCGGCTTCCGTCGCGGTCAGCCGCATTCCCGTGAAGAACGACAAGGCCCACAGGTGGAAGGTGAGGTGGTCGTGTCCCTCGCACAGCGCGTGCGCAATCACGTGCGTTTTCGGGAGTCCGAAGACGCGAGTCGAGTACGGGCGTTGGTGGACGCCGCCGCCCAAATTGCTAACGAGCTGCGGCGGCGCATAGATCCAGTCCTGGTCCAAGGTCTCGCTGCTTTCGATGTCCGCTTTCGCCGAGGCGATGCCGGGCAGCGCCGAAATCGAAACCGGTCCCGATGACAACGCGATCAAGTCAGGGTGATAGCCAAACTCCATGCGGCATATGGACGTCATACGCAACTATGGAGCTTCCTCGGCTGGTCCCGCGAGCGTTGCTCGAAGAAGAGCACTGAGGGCGGGAAGAACATGCTGCGAGAGCTTCTCGTCAGCCCATTCGGACAGGCGGGGGATGTTGCGCATCCGTACCGTGCGCAGCGCGATCGTCAATCGGTGCAGCAGCGGCAGCGAGCCTGTCTCGAGTGCGGCATCGACCCAGGCATCGGCATGCGCCCAACGACGGGACAACAGGTCGGCCATGGCCTGTGTCGCTGCTTCGATCGGACCTTGATCCTGGCACAGGACGCGGCCGCCGTCGCCAAGATCGTGTTCGAGGTGGCCCAGCCCTTCTTCATTCACCCGGAGCAAGGGAAACTTGCATTGGCCAATTTCCAGAAGTACCCAGGCGTCCATCCGCTGGCTGTCGTCGCCGACCACCGCCGTAGGAAGTCTGGCAAATTGCCCCAGGATCATCCACGCGGTCGCATTCCCATAGGTGCGCGAGCGCTCCGCCCCGAGGTCCACGGGCTCGCCGCTGATGTCGCCATGGCGGTTGGACAGCCACACTTTGCCGTCTTCGATCTTCAAGTGAATCAGTCGACCGTTAGGCGCGGCCATCGCGATCAATGCATTCTCCATGAGCTCCTCCGTGGGCTCGCTGGAGAGTAAGCCTTCGATGATTCCAGAGCTGAATCCGCCCGTCCTGTCCGCCATGGCGCGGATCGCTTGAGCGCCGACCAGGTCACCGAGATATGTCGCGCCCAGGCGATTGCCTAGCCAGACTCCAGCCTCACGGGGATCGAGTTCCGCGCGCCGCTCAAGCTCTTCACCCGCAGCATCCGCCAGCTCCTTCAGAAAGGCGGCGGGAACGGTCGGCACAACCACGTCCTCACCCCCGGGGTGCCGATAGACACGTACCGCTCCAATCGAACTGAGTTCGCGCAGCGCGTCGCGACCCTCGGAGGACAGTGCGTCCTGCCGCACGACGAAGCCGTTGGCGGCTGCCAGGGAAAGTTCGGCGGAACGGGCGCCTGTGTCCGCAAGGGCGCAGCGTGCGAGCACGCGGTAGCCGCGCATGAGGTCTTCTTGCCCGGCAAAGCTGCGACGCGCCGCATCCACGAGTTCCATGCCCAGAGCCGGTGGAAGAAGCAGGCTGCGGTTCGGGTCCTGGTGCCGCGGATCGCGCGCGGCGGCGTCGTAGATCGTGCGCAGCACCCAGGGCGCGCGATAGTCCTCCGCGTACTCGGCGCCTTGCTGGAACATGATCTTGTGATTGGCCAAGTTGCGCTGAGCCGCTTGAAACTCCTCCAAGCCCAGGGCGCCAATCTCGATCGTCTCCGCGTTGGTTCCCAACGCCGTTGGCGTGCGGCCGTTACGGCCTTTGGCCAGCCGATCGGCAGCTTCAGTCGTCACGATGACATTGAGCTTCTTGCCAGGGCGCAGGCTCGCCAATTCCTCCAGGTCTGCGGCCATCGCCGTGCCGGGCTGGACATCATCGACGGCAAGTACAAGTGCCGGGCCGGCGAGCCCATTGGACATGCGCCGCAGCCACTGGCGAGCGTCGTTGGCAGTCAGGTTCCACTCCAATTCCGCGGCGAAGAGATTGGCCAGCGACTGGAACAGTCCAGGGCCTGAGCCCCGCAACATCAGGACAGCCAGGTCGTCGCTTTCTTGCGTGCGCAGCGCGACCTCACGCAGGCAACTGCTCTTGCCGCTTTGGGCCGCTCCCTCGATCAGCGTGAAGCCGGTGCCGGCGCGAGCCGACTTGATTGCGGCGAAGCTGCTCAGGCGGGGAAACAGCAGGAGCTGGGCGAAGGGCCGATCCGACGCTCCGGGAGGGTCGGTCATTTCAGCCAGGAGTGTGGCGGTGGCGGAGCGCACGATGGGCACCCAGACGCCGGTTTCCCTGCCCATCAAGGCCTCGGTCGCCCAGCGCATGTCGGCCGCAGCCAATTTGGCTGCGTTGACCAGCAGGCGCTGCACCTCTTTTGCGGCGTCTTCTGCGCCAGACCACAGCTGGCCCGTGTTGGCGTCGTACACGCGTGTCTCACGACCATTGGTCACCACGACAAGGGGTGGTCGCGGCGTCAACTGGTTCGCGTAGCTTTGCGCTTGTTCGTAGTCCGCGAGCGTAAGCGGAAGATCCTCCCGCTTGAGTTCCAC comes from Variovorax sp. J2L1-78 and encodes:
- a CDS encoding type I restriction enzyme HsdR N-terminal domain-containing protein, with amino-acid sequence MSRAQQDQQAQPTASSSVRPEAELESRLAAALSAAFPNIPREQLTEQRRFTVRLGHETHDFDSAAQWEKSGRADVIIWHGGRPLAVVELKREDLPLTLADYEQAQSYANQLTPRPPLVVVTNGRETRVYDANTGQLWSGAEDAAKEVQRLLVNAAKLAAADMRWATEALMGRETGVWVPIVRSATATLLAEMTDPPGASDRPFAQLLLFPRLSSFAAIKSARAGTGFTLIEGAAQSGKSSCLREVALRTQESDDLAVLMLRGSGPGLFQSLANLFAAELEWNLTANDARQWLRRMSNGLAGPALVLAVDDVQPGTAMAADLEELASLRPGKKLNVIVTTEAADRLAKGRNGRTPTALGTNAETIEIGALGLEEFQAAQRNLANHKIMFQQGAEYAEDYRAPWVLRTIYDAAARDPRHQDPNRSLLLPPALGMELVDAARRSFAGQEDLMRGYRVLARCALADTGARSAELSLAAANGFVVRQDALSSEGRDALRELSSIGAVRVYRHPGGEDVVVPTVPAAFLKELADAAGEELERRAELDPREAGVWLGNRLGATYLGDLVGAQAIRAMADRTGGFSSGIIEGLLSSEPTEELMENALIAMAAPNGRLIHLKIEDGKVWLSNRHGDISGEPVDLGAERSRTYGNATAWMILGQFARLPTAVVGDDSQRMDAWVLLEIGQCKFPLLRVNEEGLGHLEHDLGDGGRVLCQDQGPIEAATQAMADLLSRRWAHADAWVDAALETGSLPLLHRLTIALRTVRMRNIPRLSEWADEKLSQHVLPALSALLRATLAGPAEEAP